The genomic DNA TAGACCGCCTGCGGCGCAGCCGGCGCGCCGAGCGCCTGCGCGATGCGGCGCATGGCCTCGGGCGCGGCCGCTGCGTTGTAGGCCAGCGCATGGGGCAGCACGATGGTGTGGGTTTCCGCATGCGGCAGGTTGAAGCTGCCGCCGAGCGTGTGGCACAGCTTGTGGTGCAACCCCATGCCGACATGGCCGAGCACGCTGCCGCACAGCCAGGCGCCGTAGAGCGCATCGCTGCGTGCATCCGCATCGGCTGCGTCGGCGCGGATCGCGGGCAGCGCGCGCCCCAGGGCTGCGATGCCCTGCTCGGCCATCAGCACCATGATCGGATTGGCGTCGGCCGCATACAGGCCCTCGGCCGCATGGGCGATCGCGTTGATGCCGCTGGTCACGCTCAACGCCGCGGGCAGGCCGAGCGTGAGCTCGGGGTCGTAGATCACGGTGCGCGGCAGCACGCGCGGGTCCTTGCCGGTCTTCTTCAGGCCGCCTTCGGTGATGCCGTAGATCGGCGTCATCTCGGAGCCGGCGTAGGTGGTCGGCACGGCGATGATCGGCAGTCCCGAATCGAGCGCGATGGCCTTGCCCAGGCCGGTCGTCGAGCCGCCGCCGATGGCCACCGCGCAGTCGGCGCCCAGCCGCTCGGCCACCGCGCGCGCCTCGCGCGCCGACTCGATCGGCACATGCATCACCGCCTGGTCGAAGATGCCCGCCATCCGGTCGCCGAGCGGGCCGGCGATGCGTTCGGCCTCGGCGCGCTGGCGCGGCGTGCACAGCACCAGCGCACGGGCGGCGCCCAGCAGATCGAGTTCGGCGGCCAGGCGCGCGGACGATCCGGCGCCGAAGACCACGCGCTGCGGGTAGGTGGCATGGACGAAGGCTGGCACGGGCATGGGCGTTCCTTGTGGGCGATCAGTATCGTGAACTTGCCGCCGGCGCTCAACGGCCCGCGCGGAAATCAGTTTTCCGCGCGGGCCATTGAAAGCGGGCCGCCATACTGCGGACCATGAAGATCTTCGATGCCGAAGCCACCTGCGCCCACCTGGCCTTCGAGCGGCCGGTACCGGCGCTGCGTGCCGCCTTCGCGAGCCCCGCCAGCGTGCCCGCGCGCCATGTGCATGGTCGGCACCGGCCGCGTCGCGCGGCTGCTGCCGGCCGCGCATGCGAGCGTGCGCGCGATCGACGAGGTGGTGGTCTGGAACCACCGTCCCGAAGGCGCCGAAGCGCTGGCCGCCGAATGGCGCGCAGGGGGATGGAATGCGCGCGCGAGCACCGATCTGGCCGCCGCCGCGCGCGGCGCCGACATCGTGAGCTGCGCCACGCTGGCCGAAGCACCGCTGGTGCGCGGCGAATGGCTCGCAGCCGGATCGCACCTGGACCTGATCGGCAGTTTCACGCCCGCGATGCGCGAGGCCGACCCGGCCTGCTTCGCCGGCGCGCGCACCTTCGTCGATACCGGGGAGGCCTTGCAGAAGGCCGGCGATCTGCTCGGCGCGATCGCGGCCGGGACACTGCAGGCGAACGGCGTACAGGCCACGCTCGCACAGCTGTGCAGCGGCGAGCGACCGGGGCGGCGCGACGCGGCCGAGCGCACGGTCTTCAAGGCGGTCGGCAGCGCGCTGGAAGACCTTGCGGCGGCGACGCTGGTGTGGCGCGCCGGCGCCGCCTGATGCCTCAGTCGGCCGTGGCGCCGGAGATCTTGACGATCTCGGCCCACTGCGCGCTTTCCTTTCGGATCAGCGCAGCGTACTCGGCGCTGCCGCCCAGGAGCGGCACCGCGCCCTCCACCTCCAGCCGCGACTGGAACTCGGGCGTGGCCGCGACCTTCAGCATCTGCGCCGACAGTTCCTTCACCACCGCATCGGGCGTGCCGCGCGGCGCGAGGATGCCGTAGGTCAGTGTGCTCTCGAATCCCGCCAGGCTCGGCACGCCGGACTCGGCGATGGTCGGCACCTGCGGCAGCGAGGGCAGCCGCCGGCTGCCGGTGACGGCCAGCGCGCGCAACCGCCCGCTCTTCACCAGCGCGAGCGCCGGCGGGATGACGCTGAACATCATCTGCACCTGGCCGCCGACGAGGTCGGTCAGGCCGGGGCCGGTGCCCTTGTACGGAATGTGATTGATCTTGCTGCCGATCTTCTGCTGGAACAGCTCGCCGGTGAGATGGCCGCCGGTGCCGCTGCCGCTCGACGCGTAGTTGAGCGTGCCGGGCCGCGCCTTCGCGAGCGCGACCAGGTCGGCCACCGTCTTCACCGGCGAGTTCTCGGGCACCACCAGCACCAGGGCCGAAGAAGCGAACATGGCAATCGGCACCAGGTCCTTCTGCGTGTCGTACTTGAGGCCGTGGTAGAGCGCCGGATTGATCGACACCGTGCCCGAGTGCCCCAGCAGCAGCGTGCTGCCGTCGGCCGCGCTGCGCACCACGAACTCGGTGCCCAGGTTGCCGCCGGCGCCGGGCCGGTTCTCGACCACCACGCTCCGGTTGCGCAGCTCGCCGAGGCTCCTGGCCATCTGGCGCGCGAAGACGTCGTTGCCGCCGCCGGGCGTGAAGGGCACGACGATCCGGATCGGCTTCGACTCCGCCTCGGCCCACGCGGACGCAGCCACCGAGCCCACCGCGCCCAGCAACAGGGCGCGGCGCATGCGGCTTCGCATCAGACGCGCTCGAGGATGACCGCGATGCCCTGCCCCACGCCGATGCACATCGTGCACAGCGCATAGCGGCCCTTGCTCTTGTGCAGCTGGTTGACGGCCGTGGTCGCGAGCCGCGCACCGCTGGCGCCCAGCGGATGGCCCAGCGCGATCGCGCCGCCGTTGATGTTGACGCGCGCGTCGTCGTCCTTCAGGCCGAGCAGGCGCAGCACCGCGAGGCCTTGCGCGGCGAAGGCTTCGTTGAGTTCGATCACGTCGAGCTGGTCGAGCGTGAGGCCGGTCAGTGCCAGCACCTTCTGCGTCGCCGGCGCCGGGCCGATGCCCATCACGCGCGGCGGCACGCCGGCCGTGGCCATGCCGACCACGCGGGCACGCGGCGTCAGGCCGTACTTGGCGGCGCTGGCTTCGTCGGCGAGCAGCAGCGCGGCCGCACCGTCGTTCACGCCGCTCGCGTTGCCGGCGGTCACGGTGCCATCGGGACGCACGACGCCCTTCAGCTTGGCCAGCGCTTCAAGGCTGGTGTCGCGCGGATGCTCGTCCTTGGCGACGACGATCGGGTCACCCTTCTTCTGCGCCACGCTGACGGGCACGATCTCGGCATCGAAGAAGCCGGACTTCTGCGACGCGACCGCGCGCTGCTGCGAGGCCAGCGCCATGCGGTCCTGCGCCTCGCGCTCGATCTTGTAGTCGGTGGCCACGTTCTCGGCCGTCTCGGGCATCGAATCGACGCCGTATTGCGCCTTCATGAGCTTGTTGACGAAGCGCCAGCCGATGGTGGTGTCGTAGACCGCGTTGGCGCGGCTGAAGGCGCTCTCGGCCTTGGGCATGACGAAGGGGGCGCGGCTCATGCTCTCGACGCCGCCGGCGATCATCAGGCCGGCCTCGCCCGCCTTGATGGCGCGCGCGGCGCTGCCGACGGCATCGAGGCCGGAGCCGCACAGGCGGTTGATGGTCGCGCCACCGAGTTCGAGCGGCAGGCCCGCGAGCAGCGCCGACATGCGCGCCACGTTGCGGTTGTCCTCGCCGGCCTGGTTGGCGCAGCCGTAGAGCACGTCGCTCACGGCCTGCCAGTCGACGTTCTTGTTGCGTTCCATCAGCGCGCGCAGCGGCACCGCGCCGAGGTCGTCGGTGCGCACGCTCGCGAGGGCGCCGCCGTAGCGGCCGAAGGGGGTGCGAACGGCGTCGCAGATGAAGGCTTGCTGGGTCATGGTGTCGGTCTCTTTCGGTGTCGGTTTCAGGCGGCGATGGGCAGGCCCACCAGCTTTTCGAGCTCGGCATGGTCGAGGCCGTCGACCTTGTCGATCAGCTTCAGGCCCGCGGGCGTGCATGCGAGGGTGGCCAGGTCGGAGTACACGCGCTTGACGCAGCCGATGCCGGTCAGCGGATAGCTGCATTGCTGCACGATCTTGCTTTCGCCCTTCTTGGTCAGGAGGTCCATCATGACCCAGGTCTGCTTGGCGCCGATGGCCAGGTCCATCGCGCCGCCGACCGCGGGAATGGCGCCCGGCTCGCCGGTGCTCCAGTTGGCGAGGTCGCCGGTGGCCGAGACCTGGAAGGCGCCGAGCACGCAGATGTCGAGATGGCCGCCGCGCATCATCGCGAAGCTGTCGGCATGGTGGAAGAAGGCACCGCCCGGCAGCAGCGTCACCGGCTGCTTGCCGGCGTTGATGAGGTCGTAGTCCTCGCTGCCCGCGGCCGGCGCGGGGCCCATGCCGAGGATGCCGTTCTCGCTGTGCAGGATCACCTCGCGGCCCGCCGGCAGGTGGTTGGCGACCAGCGTCGGCTGGCCGATGCCGAGGTTGACGACGGCGCCGTCGAAGATGTCCTGCGCGACGCGCGCGGCCAGCTGATCCTTGGTGCGGCGTTGGTAGTTGCTCATGGTCATGCTGCCTTCTTGAAACCGCCGGCTTGCGTGGCGACACGGTCGATCTTGACGATCCGGTGGACGAAGATGCCGGGGGTGACGATGGTCTCGGGATCCATCTCGCCGAGTTCGACGATCTCGTGCACGGTCGCGATGGTGCGGTCGGAGGCCATGGCCATCACGGGGCCGAAATTGCGCGCGGCCTTGCGGTAGATGAGGTTGCCCCAGCGGTCGCCGCGCTCGGCCTTGATGAGCGCCACGTCGCCATGGATCGGGTACTCGAGCACGTAGGGCTTGCCGTCGATCTCGCGCGTTTCGCGATCGCCCGCGAGCTGCGTGCCGTAGCCCGTGGGGCAGAAGAAGGCGCCGATGCCGGCGCCGGCGGCGCGGATGCGCTCGGCCAGGTTGCCCTGCGGCACCAGTTCGAGCTCGAGCTTGCCGGAGCGGTAGAGGCCGTCGAACACCTGGCTGTCGGCCTGGCGCGGAAAGCTGCAAATCACCTTGCGCACGCGGCCGGCCTTGAGCAGCGCGGCCAGGCCGACCTCTGCGTTGCCGGCGTTGTTGTTGACGACCGTGAGGTCTTTCGCGCCCTGCTCGATCAGGCCGTCGATGAGCTCGTTGGGAATGCCGGCGGTGCCGAAGCCGCCGATCAGCACGGTGGCACCGTCGGGGATGCCGGCCATGGCATCTGCGACGGAGCGTGCGATCTTGTTGATCATGGAAGTCGTCTCCGGGGTGAAGGAAGGCCGAACGATTTTGCGCCTGTAACCCGTTCGGAAGGATTTGCCGATTGTTCGTATATCGAACACTTGTTCGTATAATGAATTCTAAGGAGAATCCTCGACCATGGCAACCCACCCGAAACAAGCGGTTGCACCCGCGCCCGGCGACAGTTACGTGCAGTCCTTCGCGCGCGGGCTGCAGGTGATCCGGTCGTTCAGCGCCAGCGCGCCGCGCCAGACCCTGAGCGAGGTGGCCGCTGCGACCGGACTGACACGTGCGGGCGCGCGCCGCATCCTGCTCACGCTGCAGACGCTGGGCTACGTCGCCAGCGACGGCAAGCTGTTCGCCCTCACGCCGCGCATCCTCGACCTCGGCTTCGCCTATCTGTCGTCAATGCCGATCTGGAACCGTGCCGAGCCGGTGATGGAGGCGCTGGTGCGCCAGGTGCACGAATCGTGTTCGGCCGCCGTGCTCGACGCCGCCGACATCGTCTACGTGATGCGCGTGCCCACGCACAAGATCATGCGCATCAGCCTCGGCGTCGGCTCGCGCCTGCCGGCCTGGTGCACGTCGATGGGCCGGCTGCTGCTGGCCGACCTGGCCGACGAGGAGATCCGCGCGCGCATCGAGGCGACGGCGCGCGAGGCTTTCACGAAGTCGACCGTGACCGATGCCGACGCGCTGTTCGCCAAGGTGATGCAGGCGCGGCGCCAGGGCTGGTGCCTGATCAACCAGGAGCTGGAGGAAGGCCTGGTCTCGATCGCCGCGCCGATCGTCGACCGCGCGGGGCGCACGGTGGCCGCGCTCAACATCAGCGGCCAGGCCAACCGCACCGGCGCCAAGATGATGCAGGACACGATGCTGCCCGCGCTGCTGGCATCGGCGCGGGAGATTTCCGGACTGCTCTGAAGCGGCAGCCTCGGTCGCCGGCTCAGGCCTCGGAGTGGATGCCGCGCATCAGGATCACGCCGCCCAGCTGGGTGGTGTCGCTGCGCATGCGGTAGTCCAGGTCGTGCGGCGTACCGGGCTGCGCTCGCCAGCCGGCGGTCAACAGCCGCTGCTGCACTTCGGGCGCGCGAAGCACCTCCACCAGCGCCGCATTGAGCTTGACGATCGCCGGCGACGGCAGGCTGGCCGGCGCAGCGATCGCGGTCCAGATCTCGAGGTCCGCGCCGCGCACGCTGGCCTCGCGCAAGGTCGGCAGCTCGGCGAACAGCGGGCTGCGCTCGGGCGAGGTGACGCCGATGGCCTTGAGCTTGCCCGACTTCACGTGCGGCTTGGCCAGGCCGGGCGGCAGCAGCGCCAGCTGGATCTTGCCGGCCAGCATCGCGGTGATGACCTGCGGATTGCCGGTGAACGGTACGTGCTGCACCGCAATGCTGGTGCGCGTCTTCAGCAGCTCCATGCCGAGGTGGCCCACCGTGCCAACGCCGGGCGAGCCGTATTTGCCGCGGTCGCCGAGGTTGCGTGCCCACAGCAGCAGTTCGGTGGCGTTCTTGCCGACCGCGTCGGCCGGTGCCGCCAGCACCAGCGGCGCCGTGCCGATCATGCCGACCGGCGCGAAGTCCTTCTCGGGATCGAAGGGCGTGTTGGGATTGAGCAGCCTGGCGATCGTGAGATTGCCGTTGATCAGCGCGCCGAGGGTGTGCTCGTCCTGCGACTTGGCCACCTGGTCGGCAGCGAGGTTGCCGCTGGCGCCGGGCTTGTTCTCGACCACCACCGGCTGACCCAGCAGCCTGGACAACGGTTCGGCGATGGCGCGTGCCGCGAGGTCGGGCGAGGCGCCGGCCGGAAAGCCGACCAGCAGACGCACCGGCTTGCTCGGCCAGTTGCCCGGCGCGGAAGAACGCAGGGCGCGCGTACGCGCGGATGGCGAGAGCTCCTGGGCCCAGGCGGCCGGCGTGCAGAGCGAGGCGGCAAGGGTCTGGAGCAGGCGGCGTTTGGAGATCATGAGGAAGCAGCTTTGACAAAGTGAATGAACGTTACAGAACGTTACGCGACGGACGCGCCCCACGCAAGTCAACCAAATGCTTCGTCAGCGCCCCTTCACGGCGCCGAAGCCGTCCTGCGGATCGACGAACACGGTGACGATCGGACTCGGCTCGCCGGCGCCGCGCGCATCGGCG from Variovorax sp. PBL-E5 includes the following:
- a CDS encoding maleylacetate reductase, translated to MPVPAFVHATYPQRVVFGAGSSARLAAELDLLGAARALVLCTPRQRAEAERIAGPLGDRMAGIFDQAVMHVPIESAREARAVAERLGADCAVAIGGGSTTGLGKAIALDSGLPIIAVPTTYAGSEMTPIYGITEGGLKKTGKDPRVLPRTVIYDPELTLGLPAALSVTSGINAIAHAAEGLYAADANPIMVLMAEQGIAALGRALPAIRADAADADARSDALYGAWLCGSVLGHVGMGLHHKLCHTLGGSFNLPHAETHTIVLPHALAYNAAAAPEAMRRIAQALGAPAAPQAVYDLARDNGAPIALRDIGMKAADLDLACERALQARYPNPRPLERGAIRALLQAAWEGARPPAG
- a CDS encoding Bug family tripartite tricarboxylate transporter substrate binding protein: MRRALLLGAVGSVAASAWAEAESKPIRIVVPFTPGGGNDVFARQMARSLGELRNRSVVVENRPGAGGNLGTEFVVRSAADGSTLLLGHSGTVSINPALYHGLKYDTQKDLVPIAMFASSALVLVVPENSPVKTVADLVALAKARPGTLNYASSGSGTGGHLTGELFQQKIGSKINHIPYKGTGPGLTDLVGGQVQMMFSVIPPALALVKSGRLRALAVTGSRRLPSLPQVPTIAESGVPSLAGFESTLTYGILAPRGTPDAVVKELSAQMLKVAATPEFQSRLEVEGAVPLLGGSAEYAALIRKESAQWAEIVKISGATAD
- the pcaF gene encoding 3-oxoadipyl-CoA thiolase; the encoded protein is MTQQAFICDAVRTPFGRYGGALASVRTDDLGAVPLRALMERNKNVDWQAVSDVLYGCANQAGEDNRNVARMSALLAGLPLELGGATINRLCGSGLDAVGSAARAIKAGEAGLMIAGGVESMSRAPFVMPKAESAFSRANAVYDTTIGWRFVNKLMKAQYGVDSMPETAENVATDYKIEREAQDRMALASQQRAVASQKSGFFDAEIVPVSVAQKKGDPIVVAKDEHPRDTSLEALAKLKGVVRPDGTVTAGNASGVNDGAAALLLADEASAAKYGLTPRARVVGMATAGVPPRVMGIGPAPATQKVLALTGLTLDQLDVIELNEAFAAQGLAVLRLLGLKDDDARVNINGGAIALGHPLGASGARLATTAVNQLHKSKGRYALCTMCIGVGQGIAVILERV
- a CDS encoding 3-oxoacid CoA-transferase subunit B — its product is MSNYQRRTKDQLAARVAQDIFDGAVVNLGIGQPTLVANHLPAGREVILHSENGILGMGPAPAAGSEDYDLINAGKQPVTLLPGGAFFHHADSFAMMRGGHLDICVLGAFQVSATGDLANWSTGEPGAIPAVGGAMDLAIGAKQTWVMMDLLTKKGESKIVQQCSYPLTGIGCVKRVYSDLATLACTPAGLKLIDKVDGLDHAELEKLVGLPIAA
- a CDS encoding 3-oxoacid CoA-transferase subunit A, coding for MINKIARSVADAMAGIPDGATVLIGGFGTAGIPNELIDGLIEQGAKDLTVVNNNAGNAEVGLAALLKAGRVRKVICSFPRQADSQVFDGLYRSGKLELELVPQGNLAERIRAAGAGIGAFFCPTGYGTQLAGDRETREIDGKPYVLEYPIHGDVALIKAERGDRWGNLIYRKAARNFGPVMAMASDRTIATVHEIVELGEMDPETIVTPGIFVHRIVKIDRVATQAGGFKKAA
- a CDS encoding IclR family transcriptional regulator domain-containing protein, with the translated sequence MATHPKQAVAPAPGDSYVQSFARGLQVIRSFSASAPRQTLSEVAAATGLTRAGARRILLTLQTLGYVASDGKLFALTPRILDLGFAYLSSMPIWNRAEPVMEALVRQVHESCSAAVLDAADIVYVMRVPTHKIMRISLGVGSRLPAWCTSMGRLLLADLADEEIRARIEATAREAFTKSTVTDADALFAKVMQARRQGWCLINQELEEGLVSIAAPIVDRAGRTVAALNISGQANRTGAKMMQDTMLPALLASAREISGLL
- a CDS encoding Bug family tripartite tricarboxylate transporter substrate binding protein; its protein translation is MISKRRLLQTLAASLCTPAAWAQELSPSARTRALRSSAPGNWPSKPVRLLVGFPAGASPDLAARAIAEPLSRLLGQPVVVENKPGASGNLAADQVAKSQDEHTLGALINGNLTIARLLNPNTPFDPEKDFAPVGMIGTAPLVLAAPADAVGKNATELLLWARNLGDRGKYGSPGVGTVGHLGMELLKTRTSIAVQHVPFTGNPQVITAMLAGKIQLALLPPGLAKPHVKSGKLKAIGVTSPERSPLFAELPTLREASVRGADLEIWTAIAAPASLPSPAIVKLNAALVEVLRAPEVQQRLLTAGWRAQPGTPHDLDYRMRSDTTQLGGVILMRGIHSEA